A genomic segment from Mycoplasma sp. 1018B encodes:
- a CDS encoding class I tRNA ligase family protein: MNYDVKLIEKKWQNFWLKNKLFEPKNDFNLPKKYILSMFPYPSGNIHMGHVRNYVLGDVFARFYRKNGFNVLHPFGWDAFGLPAENAAIKNNIHPKEWTYQNINKMNESIKKLGISFTWSRQIITADEDYTKFDQLIFVKMWEKGLIYRKETFLNWCEKDKTVLANEQVENGKCWRCDEPVIQKLMPQYYVKITKYAKELQDSLSELKNYWPEKVLLMQKNWINYNEGYETNFVVNNHNLNVFFNNYQELINADFLAISSKNKLIKKLFDDNVLNQEDLEKINVITNNAKAKKFDQKLLFKLPCLAKSKNFSLPIYITDFASALTDENILIINIDENKTYKEFAIKNNIKKNNTKNKLFDIDYIKSNKANLKDWGISRQRYWGAPIPIIHCKDCGIVPEKISNLPVKLPEKVKFNGEGNPILTNSDWLKTFCPKCNKIAQRESDTFDTFWQSSWYFARYTTPLPKRNNVIFDEEVNYWKNVDQYIGGVEHAILHLLYSRFFTKVLADLKLLNYREPFNKLLTQGMVLKDGFKMSKSKGNIVSPEEMINKYSADAVRLFILFAAPPEKDLEWSDTGIEGCQRFINRIIQKSYEILDNKFDYKNYLETFDFSQLNSIEKKARKKMYELVEKFNNIFISNNNSFNTIIALCMEILNDFNNINNLELNNEFFYIILNILEPFMPHLAWELSDKFFGLKNLSKISLDPRALLNEEIIYPITVNGKFKNQIIVPVEKNNQEYVLTEAKKIIKSILENKKIIKEIFIINKIVNFVIK; this comes from the coding sequence ATGAATTATGACGTTAAATTAATAGAAAAAAAATGACAAAATTTTTGACTAAAAAATAAATTGTTTGAACCTAAAAATGATTTTAATTTACCCAAAAAATATATTTTAAGTATGTTTCCGTATCCAAGTGGCAATATACATATGGGACATGTAAGAAATTATGTTTTAGGTGATGTATTTGCTCGTTTCTATCGTAAAAATGGATTTAATGTTTTACATCCTTTTGGTTGAGATGCGTTTGGTTTACCAGCAGAAAATGCTGCAATAAAAAACAATATTCATCCTAAAGAATGAACATATCAAAACATAAATAAAATGAATGAGAGCATTAAAAAATTGGGTATTTCTTTTACTTGAAGTAGACAAATTATTACTGCTGATGAAGATTACACTAAATTTGATCAATTAATTTTTGTAAAAATGTGAGAAAAAGGATTAATTTATCGTAAAGAAACGTTTTTAAATTGATGTGAAAAAGATAAAACAGTACTTGCTAATGAACAAGTAGAAAATGGTAAATGTTGAAGATGTGATGAACCAGTTATTCAGAAATTAATGCCTCAATATTATGTAAAAATTACTAAATATGCAAAAGAATTACAAGATTCATTGTCAGAACTTAAAAATTATTGACCTGAAAAAGTTTTATTAATGCAAAAGAATTGAATTAATTATAACGAAGGTTATGAAACTAATTTTGTTGTTAATAATCATAATTTAAATGTTTTTTTTAATAATTATCAAGAATTAATTAATGCTGATTTTTTAGCTATATCATCAAAAAATAAATTAATTAAAAAATTATTTGATGATAATGTATTAAATCAAGAAGATTTAGAAAAAATTAATGTTATAACAAATAATGCAAAGGCAAAAAAGTTTGATCAAAAATTATTATTTAAATTGCCTTGCTTAGCTAAATCTAAAAATTTTAGTTTACCAATATATATAACTGATTTTGCAAGCGCATTAACTGATGAAAATATATTAATTATTAATATTGATGAAAATAAAACATATAAAGAATTTGCTATTAAAAATAATATTAAAAAAAATAACACAAAAAACAAATTGTTTGATATAGATTATATAAAAAGCAATAAAGCAAATTTAAAAGATTGAGGTATTAGTAGACAAAGATATTGAGGTGCCCCTATACCAATTATCCATTGTAAAGATTGTGGCATTGTACCTGAAAAAATTTCTAATTTACCTGTAAAATTACCAGAAAAAGTAAAATTTAATGGAGAAGGAAATCCTATTTTAACTAATTCTGATTGATTAAAAACATTTTGTCCTAAGTGTAATAAAATAGCACAAAGAGAAAGCGATACTTTCGATACTTTTTGACAATCAAGTTGATATTTTGCTAGATATACAACTCCGTTACCTAAAAGAAATAATGTTATTTTTGATGAAGAAGTTAATTATTGAAAAAATGTAGATCAGTACATAGGGGGTGTTGAACATGCTATTTTACATTTATTATATTCAAGATTTTTCACTAAGGTTTTAGCCGATTTAAAATTATTAAATTACAGAGAACCATTTAATAAATTACTTACGCAAGGGATGGTTTTAAAAGATGGTTTTAAAATGTCTAAATCAAAAGGCAATATAGTTAGTCCAGAAGAAATGATTAATAAATATAGCGCAGACGCAGTGCGTTTATTTATATTATTTGCCGCTCCTCCTGAAAAAGATCTTGAGTGATCTGATACTGGAATAGAAGGTTGTCAAAGATTTATTAACAGAATAATTCAAAAATCTTATGAAATACTAGATAATAAATTTGATTATAAAAATTATTTAGAAACATTTGATTTTAGCCAATTAAATTCTATTGAAAAAAAAGCTAGAAAAAAAATGTATGAATTAGTTGAAAAATTTAATAATATTTTTATCTCAAACAATAATTCATTTAATACTATTATTGCTTTATGTATGGAAATATTAAATGATTTTAATAATATAAATAACTTAGAATTAAATAATGAATTCTTTTATATAATATTAAACATTTTAGAACCTTTCATGCCTCATTTAGCGTGAGAACTTAGCGATAAATTTTTTGGTTTAAAAAATTTAAGTAAAATATCCTTAGATCCTAGAGCATTATTAAATGAAGAAATAATTTATCCAATTACTGTAAATGGAAAATTCAAAAATCAAATAATTGTTCCCGTTGAAAAAAATAATCAAGAATATGTTTTAACAGAAGCAAAAAAAATAATTAAATCTATTTTAGAAAATAAAAAAATAATAAAAGAAATTTTCATTATTAATAAAATAGTTAATTTTGTCATTAAATAA
- a CDS encoding cation-translocating P-type ATPase, translated as MQKIIDYKKGLTNKQVKELQNKFGKNTLLKNKKVNCFVAYFKQFLDPMVILLLIAALISLALAIYGHLSNVNHGTELVVSYVEPGIIFLVVCLNSMLGAYQEVKSDQAVRALSKLNQANATVIREGKTIIVPAEDLVVGDLIVLNAGDVISADARIIEAFNLKVIESSLTGESLPVDKWADFEKSKSTILAENNHLVFSSTYVANGKAIAIVEAIAKDTEIGKINDLIQTQEKVLSPLQIKLNKLSKIFGISGIVLLLVSFILQVILIGTIKNQAFRELKTYTDSLVIGISLAVAAIPEGLITFTTVLLSIGVAQMSKQKALAKNLLAVETLGSVSIICSDKTGTLTENKMTLVDALINNNKMELATKDEQILLAKYLTLCNDASLEWEEKNSSWIETGDPTEIALLKFAYNLNINKKNLKNEYQILDSLPFDSDRKLMSTLVKYKNKNYLITKGAPDILFNLIKEQNIDKYIETNENFAQKAYRVLAVAIKEINKEKINFADEKDLKLFALVALIDPPRNNVKETIALAKKAGIKTVMITGDHLTTAKAIAKDLGIYDTNDLAITGEELAKWDDEKLLAKVKEISVYARVNPNDKLRIVQAWQKNNQVVAMTGDGVNDAPALKSSDIGCAMGITGTDVAKQAADIVLVDDNFNTIVNSVKNGRLIFDKIKVVIMNLLISSVTEVLVMLIGMIVFYLSFKNTIGIQTEFFIFGASQLLWINLLTHGFPAIALGLVDSGKNVMNRKPYSKKENIFARGMGTNLIIQSLILSLLTLISYALGALVAIKQNLTGAEFLQTASTCAFITLGVAASLNSINLMSDKSIFRASLRKYWIVWMAALFSATCTIIVVIIPGLSEVFRMVDNIWNNLLILFIGLPLAFGLIIYNEIVKLFKIINSRKKGKQ; from the coding sequence ATGCAAAAAATAATTGATTATAAAAAAGGGTTAACAAATAAACAAGTAAAGGAATTACAAAATAAATTTGGTAAAAATACTTTATTAAAAAATAAAAAGGTCAATTGCTTTGTTGCTTATTTTAAACAATTTTTAGATCCAATGGTGATTTTATTATTAATAGCTGCATTGATTAGTCTAGCATTAGCTATTTATGGTCATTTATCTAATGTTAATCATGGAACAGAATTAGTTGTATCGTATGTAGAACCAGGAATAATTTTTCTTGTTGTTTGTTTAAATAGCATGTTGGGGGCCTACCAAGAAGTTAAGAGTGATCAAGCCGTTAGAGCATTAAGTAAATTGAATCAGGCTAATGCCACAGTTATTAGAGAAGGTAAAACTATTATAGTACCTGCAGAAGATTTAGTAGTTGGAGATTTAATTGTTTTAAATGCTGGAGATGTTATTAGTGCTGATGCAAGAATAATTGAAGCTTTTAATTTAAAAGTTATTGAATCTTCATTAACTGGTGAATCATTGCCAGTAGACAAATGAGCAGATTTTGAAAAAAGTAAATCTACAATTTTGGCTGAAAATAATCATTTAGTTTTTTCTAGCACTTATGTAGCAAATGGCAAAGCTATTGCAATAGTTGAAGCAATTGCTAAAGATACAGAAATTGGAAAAATAAATGATTTAATACAAACACAAGAAAAAGTTTTAAGCCCTTTACAAATTAAATTAAATAAATTAAGTAAAATTTTTGGCATTTCAGGTATTGTTTTACTTTTAGTAAGTTTTATTTTACAAGTTATTTTAATTGGAACTATAAAAAATCAAGCTTTTAGAGAATTAAAAACTTATACTGATTCTTTGGTAATAGGTATCAGTTTAGCAGTTGCAGCTATACCTGAGGGGTTAATTACTTTTACTACTGTTTTATTAAGCATTGGTGTAGCACAAATGTCAAAACAAAAAGCTTTAGCTAAAAATCTTTTAGCAGTAGAAACTTTAGGCTCAGTTTCAATAATTTGTAGTGATAAAACCGGAACATTAACCGAAAATAAAATGACTTTAGTTGATGCTTTAATTAATAATAATAAAATGGAATTAGCTACTAAGGATGAACAAATTCTTTTAGCTAAATATTTAACTTTATGCAATGATGCTTCATTAGAATGAGAAGAAAAAAATAGTTCTTGAATTGAAACTGGCGATCCTACAGAAATTGCTTTACTTAAATTTGCCTATAATTTAAATATTAATAAAAAAAATTTAAAAAATGAATATCAAATTTTAGATTCTTTACCTTTTGATAGTGATAGAAAATTAATGTCTACTTTAGTTAAATATAAAAATAAAAATTATCTTATTACTAAAGGTGCTCCTGATATTTTATTTAATTTAATAAAGGAACAAAATATTGATAAATATATTGAAACTAACGAAAATTTTGCTCAAAAGGCTTATAGAGTTTTAGCTGTTGCAATTAAAGAAATAAATAAAGAAAAAATTAATTTTGCTGACGAAAAAGATTTAAAACTTTTTGCTCTAGTTGCATTAATTGATCCACCAAGAAATAACGTTAAAGAAACCATTGCTTTAGCCAAAAAAGCAGGAATTAAAACAGTGATGATTACCGGAGATCATTTAACTACAGCTAAAGCAATTGCTAAGGATTTAGGTATATATGATACTAATGATTTAGCTATTACTGGTGAAGAATTAGCTAAATGAGATGATGAAAAATTATTAGCAAAAGTTAAAGAAATTAGTGTTTATGCACGTGTTAATCCTAATGATAAATTAAGAATCGTACAAGCTTGACAAAAAAATAATCAAGTTGTAGCTATGACGGGTGATGGTGTTAATGATGCTCCTGCACTAAAAAGTAGTGATATAGGTTGTGCAATGGGTATAACTGGTACTGACGTTGCTAAACAAGCTGCTGATATTGTTTTAGTTGATGATAATTTTAATACTATTGTCAATTCAGTAAAAAATGGCCGTTTAATTTTCGATAAAATTAAAGTAGTAATAATGAATTTACTTATTTCTTCAGTAACTGAAGTATTAGTAATGTTAATTGGAATGATTGTATTTTATTTGTCCTTTAAAAATACTATTGGAATTCAAACAGAGTTTTTTATTTTTGGAGCCTCGCAACTTTTATGAATTAATTTATTAACTCATGGTTTTCCTGCTATTGCTTTAGGATTAGTGGATAGCGGTAAAAATGTGATGAATCGCAAACCTTATTCAAAAAAAGAAAACATTTTTGCAAGAGGAATGGGAACTAATTTAATTATTCAATCACTTATTTTATCTTTATTGACATTAATTTCTTATGCATTGGGAGCTTTAGTTGCAATAAAACAAAATTTAACAGGCGCCGAATTTTTACAAACTGCATCTACTTGTGCGTTTATAACTCTTGGAGTCGCGGCTTCATTAAATAGTATTAATTTAATGTCTGATAAATCTATATTCAGAGCTTCTTTGAGAAAATATTGAATAGTGTGAATGGCTGCTTTATTTTCAGCAACTTGCACTATAATTGTTGTTATTATACCTGGTTTATCTGAAGTTTTTAGAATGGTTGATAATATTTGAAATAATCTTTTAATTTTATTTATAGGATTACCTTTAGCTTTTGGTTTGATAATTTATAATGAAATAGTAAAATTATTTAAAATAATCAATTCAAGAAAAAAAGGCAAACAATAA